CTCTCACTTCTAGGTATGTAAATTATTAAAGATATGCGCTGAGAAACATCCAAGTGACTTTTCAAAAAGCAACTTGTGCACAACAAATAACCAATTGCTAGTACACAACCAAGGATATGGTGGGGAAAAAGTATTACAGTAGGAAACTTACACTGGCTGTTGAGCGCCAGGTTGTTGTACCAGCTGAGAATATATGTACTCATCAACCCTCTGCTTTGCGAGTGCCACCTGGTACACAACCAGAGAATTACAAGATGAGTTCattagttgaaaaaaaaaaaaaaaaagttgcagcaTACTTATTTCTCGAACAAGCAACCAGCACTGTTCCAAATTACAAATTTTATGCACACTTCATAAAGGGAAATGTTAAATAGCACTCCAAACCAGTCATCCTGCCTGCACTTCCTTTTTCCTTCTGTTATATAGGATTTAAACCAATTTATTTACATTGATTTTCGTTTGAAACATGAAAGGTAAAACGACAACATTACAATATCTTTATATAGTTTCCAGGTATCAaaaattttatgcaaattcCAGAGTACATGTTTTTCCTAGTTCGATTGCATTTCAAAAGTTTTAACTTTTTGTTTTCGTAAGGATAATGCATTTCATTTAACTCCAAAGGGCCCAAATACAAATAGCAAAGAGGAAAGTTACATCACCCCAAAACCTAGTCTCTGAAGCCCAAAATACATGAAAACCTTAACATCAAACCCTACACCCGCATAACCACCGCCGCCGCTGCAAAAATTACCGCCAACATAGAAACAGGGCAAGGAAAAGAGTGGTCATGCGAAAATGGGGGCATTTTCACGCAAATAATCAGTCAACTAAGTGGATACAATATGATTCTGGGATCCAAAATCCGTCAAGCCATGAATTTGCAGCCCACCAAGGTAAGGCTGAGAGAGCTGACGATGAGAGGGCACTTGGTGGAGAGATCTGAAGCAAGGGGAAGCTTTGGCATACGGGAGAGTGATTGAGCAAGTGATTTGGGGCAAGTCATGAGTGCAATTCCAGTTCTGGTGGCAGGATGGCAAGTATTGGTGAGCACAAGCCCCAGCGAGTGAGGGATGGACGAGAGGAGCAAAAGGCAGCAAAGCTCTGGTTGAGGGAGTGGAGGATTTTGATTGAGGAGGGAGAGGAGTGGGAAAGACAAAAGTGGGACAAGGGTCAGGGGAGCAGGCACCACACGGGCGGAGAAGCCACCACAGAGGGTGACGAAGCCGccaaaaaaaatgagagaaggGCTGTCCCAAAGGTTGACTGGGAAGACCACAATCCAAGCAAACAAAGAGGTCTATGTTGCACACGCCAACACGGTCAACGGTTTGGACATGGTCAAGACATGGTAGGGGCTTTTTTGTAAATGTCAGAGACATTTTGGGCCAGTTTGTAAATATTGAGACTTCTAAAACCTAAATGTTTTCCGACCTCCCTtcagtcctctctctctccaattaGAGGCCGTGACTTTACTAATGACGACAATGAAGTCTAAGAGGAAATAGAAAGAGACCTGAAGATAATTGATACGGGAATCTTGTGTTGTTTGAATTATTATATTTGTGTTGTTCTAATTATTATGTTTGTATTTTAATTGTTATGTACcatgaatgaatttgatgaaCACGAGTATTCTGCTATATTATGAACTCAAAGGGTtgtttttaatatatgtaaagtTTATTATAAATTCTATTATATTCTAATCGATGTGTCATGTCCTAGCCGTATCAGTGTCCTCATTTTTTTAGAGTTTCAGTGTCGCCTTGTTGCGTGTCATTGTATCCGTGTCTGCAACATAGCAAGCGGTGGGGGAGAGAGTCTATAGAAAAGGCGGagtctctctaaactctctctcctttcaaatataaaaggaaaaagataACTTATAGATTTTCAATAGTTTCCAGGTATACACTTTACACATCTGCCAGTCAACCCAACACCACCAACTGCAGTGCAAGCACTCTTGCAACAATCTATAAAATAATTGGAGGTGGAACCTATTCACTGAAACGTCTATATTTCTAATTTTCTAGAGAACATTTCTATAAAATGtattcaaaatttatgttttctTCATTCCAGAGTTTAtcacacaaataaaaaaatatacgaCTTCATCGCCAATTATGTGCTTAAGTGGCTTTAACAGAACATTTTTCCCCAACGCCTAGATGGTATCTACAACAAATTAGCAAGAAAGTTAAAATTACAAAAGTAAAAGATGGATATACCTGTTGAGCACTACCACAAAACTGAACTTGCCTATGCTTTTGCTCACCTTTTCCACCATAAACCTACAAATAAAAAGCAATTTCACAGGTGAAGATGGGATTGAGAACTAGAAATGAGAATAATTCATACAGTAGTGGCAAGATGCAAATGGGGAACTTTTTAAGCCAGCAGATTAGATTAAATATGcttaacaaataaaacacaaccaacCTTGATCATTGCTCCAGACTCATTTCTGATCCTTGAAATGTTGGAACCGTTTCTACCAATCAACCCACCAACTAGTGTTTCCGATATCACCATCTCGAAAGTTATATATTCAGCTGCAAGATTGGTTGTCCTAAGGATGATGTGattatgagaaaaaaaaattaaaacttgatAGAACGGCATAATGTGGCATTTGCAATGTTTAGTTACTTttatatagaaagtttggaataACCTGAAGCTGGGTCCATGTATGGTTGAACTTGAGGTGGTCGTCTTGTTGTGTAGTTATAGGCTGGGCTAATAGAAATCACTTGTCGGGGTGggttttctctaaaaaaaacaTTGGTTTACTATACGGTTATGCAAACTCAGTTCAGAATAGAAGTATGACTAAGAACAGTTTGGAAGACCATGAAATCAGAAAACTCAATGCAAAACCTTAGTTGATCACCAATCTCCTGCAGAGCCTTCAGAACAGCAGGGAAATCACCTGATAcctaaaatttacaataatgcCAATTATCAGTTTACCTAGAGCAAAAACCAAGAACATGTTCCTTAATGTTTTACATTCTCCCTATCAAGATCAACCAACAGTCTGATATAAGAATGAGTACCTAAAGCCTTCACCcttttaaattcaaaatgaCTCACCTGTACAACTCGATCGGATTCATGTGCAGACGCACACAAAGGCAACTGATTTGGAGCAAGGATTGTGATTGTGGCACCAGAATAATTTCTCAATTTCTCAATATTCTGGCCAGACATCCCAATCAAAGAACCTGCTTGCGACCCAGCAATCAAAAGTCTTATTGTATTAGCAGCCACATGTCCTGCACCAACTTTTGCTGCCTCAGTACCACTATCATCTTCCTGTTAATAATATACATTAAGAAATCATTCATTTTGTATTCATAGACCCGAAAACACATGATAACCCCTTCAACAAGATGAGACACAAAAGGACTCTGAATATACAATATAAACGCAACGCCTTCTAGCACTTGGTAGTTGTGTGATTAGTTCATTACATATGAAAACAGCTGCCTAGAAAACTAAGATGCTTCGAAACATTTAAATAGCGAGGCCATTTTTATAGAATTCAAAGTTCAAAGACCCGTTAAGGTGAAAAAACTTCTTTCGTATTTTAACAGGCCGTTCGTTTGAGTTTGTCTAGGTAGAAAAATACCATTTTTAGCGCAAAATGCCATTCTTAACCATTTCTTATTACTCCGAATTAACACCAACTGCACTATCAAATTAAAGTATATACTTCCGTGCCTGTAAATTGACATAATTATTCATTTTTCGTTACAAATTCACTATCACGAAAAAGCATTCGAACCCAACGACTTGACAATTCAAACTTCACCATGTCAACCCAGAAAACACAAAGTAACATCAATTGATCACCTTCAGAATCAACCCAGCTATCTGCTGCAGCGCTTTCTCAGCATCACTACTTGAATCATCACTATCCTTTGAGCTTATTATAATCACACGTTCCTCGTGTCTCTGCGAAAAAAGCAACAAAATCGATCAAAAAACCCAACCGACAAAACCCTAACGAAACAAAACC
This is a stretch of genomic DNA from Malus domestica chromosome 02, GDT2T_hap1. It encodes these proteins:
- the LOC103401391 gene encoding flowering locus K homology domain-like — protein: MAQPGQMPVLPEVPIPGSEPAHRTSLKRLREDEFSVVLSGQEPQEPGPKRRAKAQDVLFRIVVPSRQIGKVIGKEGCRIQKIREETKANIKIADAIARHEERVIIISSKDSDDSSSDAEKALQQIAGLILKEDDSGTEAAKVGAGHVAANTIRLLIAGSQAGSLIGMSGQNIEKLRNYSGATITILAPNQLPLCASAHESDRVVQVSGDFPAVLKALQEIGDQLRENPPRQVISISPAYNYTTRRPPQVQPYMDPASAEYITFEMVISETLVGGLIGRNGSNISRIRNESGAMIKVYGGKGEQKHRQVQFCGSAQQVALAKQRVDEYIYSQLVQQPGAQQPVLQ